From the genome of Phlebotomus papatasi isolate M1 chromosome 2, Ppap_2.1, whole genome shotgun sequence:
ATgtgattagattagatttctGAAGCTATAAAgccctctatacactagagaaatttatgtccatattcaagCAAATTTACTACGCTTATGTGTAGTTAAAACTATCAAATAAGGACAAAAATTTCCTTAGTATTGAGAAAAGTGGTTTaatactcttcaatatggacataaatttctcaagtgCGTAGGTAGAGGCCATTATGGCAATAACACACTTTTAGAAGTTTTCgtcaatattttgaatattgaagaaatctcGTATGCTTGTGTATAAAATTGTcgaaattttttcaataattatgCCACATATGGAcagaaatttctctagtgtatagagggcTTTATAGCTTCTCCGGGTCCCTGTCggaatcccaaaagccaaaatctcggacgccaaaatcccgaattcttaaaagtatcatagctactcccacgattgcacccgtgcATACTGAAgaaaaagggaaattctctgtacCTTGGataattattctacacattattctccaaaataatttaatttgcgTGATAACGATTAACCATTTTACATTCGTTAAATATTTCTACCGaccaaatcaaaaatttcatttagtggTTAATCTACACTTTGACATTTTTAATGTGATATCACTTTTTAAGCATTACATATTTTTTGAGTTGGAACAACTTCCCACAATTCTGATCAAAGGTATTTTCCTTGCACGTGGTTTTCAGTGTCACGacaaatcaaatttattcacCAAGGAAATATTCTATTATTAAATAAGAGTGGGTTTTagatgaatttttattatttttccttgaCTGAcacatttttcgtttttttttattctttgataCTGACATTGGAGAGCAagaaaagaaatgtgattttcagggTAGTGACGTGAATTTTTGCCTCCTCTTTGATATTCATCGTGCGAGTAAATAGAAACGTTCCAAATAGAGTTTCTTCAATGAAAATCCATTTCTATCCTTTTCTGTGTATTTGACATGAATTTGCATATGCTATTGAGATATTTTCCACATCCTCCATAACTTTACTTACCGTCATGACATTTCCGTCAGTCCCCCCCCAACAAGAAGAACAGGCAAAGTAGCTGTTCAGGTGGAGGAATTCACTCAAAATTATTCCAAGAAGATATAACGAGATTTAAACGGAAATTATTTGACAGGTAGGAAAGCTGTATGGACGATAGTAGATTGACAAATCTTGCTTGGAAATCTTCGTAAATATTTGCTCAATATGTGAATGATTATATTCAAATGAGCTTAATATCcgtaaaataatgtttttttttttgtttttaataaaaataggtAACTCATAGAGGTGGaaactattaaatatattagttGTTTACCCCTTGCAAAATCCATAAAATATTCAGCGGAAAATGCGTAAATGCCACAGTGATATTTTCCCGCATGGATCATAAACTCTGGGGAGGAAACCAAGTGGGTGGCATATAGTTAAAGTTCCCGCGAGGATGTCAACCTACCTGGTGGGAAGTGGCGGCTGATGGTGGGACAGAAGCGGGAGCCACCGGCTGGTATTGCTGCTGGCTCTGTGGCTGTTGATTGAAGAGTTGATGCGGGACCTGAGAGGGGTGGACAGTGACGTCGGAAGGGGGTGGCCAGGCGACTCGTCTCAACcctgcaaaaaaaatttatatcatTAAGCTAAACTCTCAACTATCTGAAAATGTTATAGCAATATTGCGCaacaaaaatcacaaattttaacTGAATAATTCTATTCATGCAATTCCAATTTTTGAATGAGGTCATTTAGCATGACGAAAACAACCAGGTAGGGTAgaggataaaaatttattttacattccCAACAGTTGATGAGGGGTATATCAGACATGTTAAATTATCCGAATTCCAAATTAATGtaatatgtaaataaataaatgatatgTACAAATAAATTGTGAAATAGAATCTTGTATTACCAGcgattgcaataaaaaaatttatatttgaaaacaatatttaatgaaaaaaaaacaatattctgAGTACATGGAACATTTAAGCTTTTCCCTTGAAacggtaaaattaatattggaATTTCTATTTTGAAGTCAATTAAATAGTTTTTAGTTAGTAATTTAATAGTAGCTTCTAGTTAGGACCTAAAAGCTTTTCAGTGTTAAACATATTAGTCTCTTTTCCAATGAAGATATGTAATAAAACAAGAAACCGCCGAGTGAATCAGAAACTATGCTATAGGTGCATAtactttaaatttgaaaatgcaGCTGTCACAGTTGTTGATCCAACTGAcggaatgcaattttttttgataagtttcgtgaattttcaacaaattcgCTGCTCAAATTTCAAACTCAAGTTACCACTTTCATGTGAGGTCCTACAATCTGAATCAAACGATTTCTGACAATCAGTGTCACGATGTCTCGATGTTTGTCCTCCTACTCTGTTCGACCGTTGGCAGGCCTAGAGTCTTTaaggttagagatagcgacctGAGACATCCGAGGGACCATCCATAAAGAGCCTTAATCACGGGATTTCGATGCTGttaaaaatgttatatatagagaacgtatttctcaaccaaatgggGTAAACGTTTTGATTcgttaaaatatcttgaaagaTCCAATAAATCTAAAACTTATTAAACTGTCAGAGTGGATTAAAACTTATTTATAGTCAGAGTATTATAGAGTATGGATATGTTGAAGTGTCTCTTGTAGCCTATTGATTTACTTTATTTACTTGAAATATTAATACGATTGTTCGCACTGACTACTCGACATAATCTTTTGAGACAGTTAATGTTTGGCATGCCAACCGCAACATCTTCGGTACTGAcactatttttcttgaaattgattGTCATCGAAGAATCTCTTAGAAAGTCTAACGCTATATTTCTTCTTGGTGATTCCTCACATTCAGTCCCAAGGAGGAGAAGTTATGGTTAGCATGTTGTGTATAGACATAATACATAAAACTTTCAACACATTTGGATATTTCCCTCTAAGTACGCACGATTTTCTTTTAGTAAAGAATAGGACTAagtcaataataataataataaataataattctgGCACTACAATCCATTcggtaactacttaaaaaaaaaaagtcttatcGAATTAAcaggaaaagtttgtcaaaaggatatttcCTTATACAGGGATGAGGATGTCCGTCCCATGCCCATGCCTTCGTGATTCGAAAACCACTgatgctaaaaaaaattctgatgaCCTAGATGAGATTCGTACCCGGGACACTTGCGTCATAGAACAAGTACTCACTATACGAGTTgtcccattgagtgccctatgTAAAAACATCATACCTACTATACTAAACGAATTTACATAATAAAAACTATGTTATGCTACTTGGGATACACATTTTCGTGCAgtcttataggggaaagtactctaggtTGGACCAGAAAAATGAAGTTCAatctttgagattttttctggGTAAACCGCAAAGtgaatttcatttttcactACACCGAAAAATTCTCTACTTTATTAAGCTCTTATGCCTACCTCATTTGGCGTTCAAAAGTTCTTAGTTTTTCTTTACAAGAAAAATGGAAATATGATGTCAATTTATTCCAAGGCATGGTCTTATTTTTGCCTTCGAAAGTGACGGTACATCCCTTtgaatctaaaattttctaGGAAATTATTGCTGCTGAAACACTAAATGGAGTATTAATGATTAGCCTGAGGCCTAATGCACTCACGGAAAGCAACACTGCagtaaaaaatgctaaaaaatatttctttttttaaattttctgaagcACTTGTTTTTGGAGGAataaaaattgttggaaaagtcATTTTATTAATATGACAACCCTAAAATACAAATGGCATGTTCAGCTGCtttgaaattaatatcaattgaggttatgtccatcccggaaaaaaatataaacaaaatgttGCGGAAGTTGTGTCTTATGTGATTTCTTTCTGATCAATCAGTTCTCCTGCCTCTTTCGAGAAACTGAAAAactattttgaagatttttaagcTACAAAGTGCCCTTACAATGAAATTTGCGGTAAAATACCCCACAAAAAGTTTTAAACAGCACAGGATCTAAGCTGACCAACTAAAtcagattaaaaattaaatttaaaatttgttttaaattgtgAGGACTGttcaaataaattatcatatgtatgtaatttgaaactttcatttttttacagatattaaagattgatttaatttcatgtaatccttttttatttcattttttccgTAAAGCTAAAGTGAGTGATGCAAAATAACAACAATGAACAGcataaataattaagaaaaaataggttttataCCGACTGCTTGCTTGGTCGTCCTCTCTTCTTTTGCGGATTCTCCTTAGAAATGGGATTCTTTTTTGTTTCTTCCTTAGGTTCTTTCTTGAttctcttttttatttctttctttggTTCTTTTATGAGCCTCCTCTGTGTTTCTCTCTGTTGCTTCTTCTCCTCTTTCAGGCGCTTTTCCTCTGCTAATTTTTCCTTTCGTTTGAATTCCGGTGATCCGGTAGGAATTGCCGATGTCATACCACGATTTCGTTGTTTCGAAAGATGTCGAATTTGTGGGTTGGGAAGTGGTCTGAGAACTTCCAGTCCTCCAAAACGGAGTCGTGAATCTGATGAAAATGTCGAAGTCTTCATAGATAGATCTATTGGCCTTTCTGCATTGGACATACAAATCTTCTTAAAAGGTGCTACTTCAACTTCATGGTCATCAACATTTTTATGAGTTGAAATTGAGAGATCTAGGACTTCGGTTGGTGTTAGCGATATCTGCTCTGCCTCGGTTAGTGGATTCAGACTTAGACCAGTGCTCATAGTACGTTCTTCAACAGAATCAAATGAATTGCTGAAAACATGACTTTTCGACGGAATTTGATGGAAAATAGGGTTGCTCGTAGTGTCTGTGCAAAAATTTGCGGAAAAAGCAGCATTTTCCAAGGCACTTGACTCACGTTCCCACTTCATtggattcatatttttttcaaaactaagcTGTGTATCTTCTGGTGAGGTGGACGGATCTGCAATCACGTGAAGATCACTTCTGTCATCCATCGGCATTTCAAATCTGCGATCAACGAGATCCAATATTGGTTGATACGATGTACCAGAAATATTAATAGGTAACTCAGGCTCCACTCTCGAGTTCAGAGCTGTCTTGATATTTACGTGAGCATTTGTGGACACATGATAGGAAGACTGGGATGAGGTGATAGGTTCTCTGTCTTCaaaaaatttgaacaatttgTTACCATCCAGTGGGTAGATCCCTCCAGCCCTGAATCCAGATTTTATGTTACTGGAGGTAAAGCTCTTTTTAAACGGCATTGCGGAGAATCGTGCAATATTATGCACTGTCACTTTTTTGCCCTGGAATTCAGACACACAGTATTCCTTAAATGGATAAAAAACAGCCAGGTCCAAGGGTTGTGTCTTATGGCTGGTGTGTGGTGGTAGAGTGATCATATGGATACCGTTATTTCGGCAGAATCTAAGGGCCTCAAGAGATAAGTGAGATGAATGATTATCCAAAATCAACAAAAGTGGATTTTCAATCGACACTTGTACATGATTTTTGAAGTGCTCCAAAGTTCTCAAGAAAAACGTAGCATCCATATACCCTTTTGTATTAAACAAAGGTAGCGCACCATCCACACAGCCTTCCATATACTCCGGGTGATGTCGTTTGCGAGGGAATATGATGACAGGTGGAATATACTCCCCTGCTGCATTAACGATACCCACAATTGTCACAGATTCACTCCTCTCGGCAGAGACACACATCCCAACCTGTTTCATGCTTTTTCCGGCTACCACATTCTGCGAACGCAAGACTGTACTCAGGCCAGTCTCATCAATATTATATATTCTGTCTGGCCCGAAAGAATATGTGTTCATTATACCTgtcaaattttggaaatattgaaaCACACTCTCTTTATTGAAACCAAGGTTTCTTGCTGCAGAAGTATTTTCCGGCTTTCTAACCGAaagttctctgaaaaaaaaacggaattttagaattgagatattgaaattgtgaataaaaaaaGCATACTTGTGTCTTCTCAAAAATCCTCTTGCCCATGCTTTCCCTGCCATCTTgtcttctgaccaattatttGGAATCGTCCTGCCTTCACTGACTGCATACGTATACGCCAACTTTCGTGTATCTTTCAGGGTCAGGCCATAGTTCATCTTGGAACATTCCAGCAAATATTTTGCAAGGTTCTCTTCCTCCTTCATTGTAAGGACTTGTTTAGTCGCAAACTTGTTGTTGACATCTCGGTGTTTTAGCCCCATCATTAATGTAAGATTCTGGCTGTCTCCCATTTCTTCCTTAGCCCTCTTAAATCGTGTGAGCAAAGTTGTCTTGGCAATCCCGTAGTAGTGTGATGCCTGGTGTAGACTCATTGTTTTGTCTCTCAGTTCTTGGAGAGCCAACAACATCATGCCCTCATCAATTGCTTTTCTCTGTCTTTTATACTCCAtgccagaaaaaaatcactacgaatttttcaaaattcactaCTTCAAACTGCACGTGAAACCCGtg
Proteins encoded in this window:
- the LOC129801939 gene encoding uncharacterized protein LOC129801939 encodes the protein MSLHQASHYYGIAKTTLLTRFKRAKEEMGDSQNLTLMMGLKHRDVNNKFATKQVLTMKEEENLAKYLLECSKMNYGLTLKDTRKLAYTYAVSEGRTIPNNWSEDKMAGKAWARGFLRRHKELSVRKPENTSAARNLGFNKESVFQYFQNLTGIMNTYSFGPDRIYNIDETGLSTVLRSQNVVAGKSMKQVGMCVSAERSESVTIVGIVNAAGEYIPPVIIFPRKRHHPEYMEGCVDGALPLFNTKGYMDATFFLRTLEHFKNHVQVSIENPLLLILDNHSSHLSLEALRFCRNNGIHMITLPPHTSHKTQPLDLAVFYPFKEYCVSEFQGKKVTVHNIARFSAMPFKKSFTSSNIKSGFRAGGIYPLDGNKLFKFFEDREPITSSQSSYHVSTNAHVNIKTALNSRVEPELPINISGTSYQPILDLVDRRFEMPMDDRSDLHVIADPSTSPEDTQLSFEKNMNPMKWERESSALENAAFSANFCTDTTSNPIFHQIPSKSHVFSNSFDSVEERTMSTGLSLNPLTEAEQISLTPTEVLDLSISTHKNVDDHEVEVAPFKKICMSNAERPIDLSMKTSTFSSDSRLRFGGLEVLRPLPNPQIRHLSKQRNRGMTSAIPTGSPEFKRKEKLAEEKRLKEEKKQQRETQRRLIKEPKKEIKKRIKKEPKEETKKNPISKENPQKKRGRPSKQSV